The nucleotide window GACCGGCTCAGCAGCAGGGGTCGGAACAGCTCTTTGAGGCTGCGGCTCGGGCGCCCGTTTGCACTCCGGGAAGGTAAGGGCGATCTGCTCTACGGACGGCATGATCTCGCAACGCCAGCGCACAACGCGAATGCCCGCTGCGGTTAGAACCTTGTCCTTCTTGGCATCGGCTTTGTGTCGATCCTCGTCCGAGTAGTGCGATTTGTCGTCCAGCTCTACGGCCGCAACGGTGTTCAAGAACTCGTCCGCGATCACGAAATCAACGCTCATCTGACTGATGCGGGAAAACCACATCTTGAAGCTGTGGCCTTTCTTGATCGCCACCAGCTGCGATAGCTGCACCTGGGTGAAGATGTAGTGATCCGGTAATGCTTGCCGTAGGCGCTCGAACAGCACTGTTTCCGTTGCGGTTATCAGCTTCCGCTTCTGAAACGGCCATTCGCCCTCTGGGTCGTAGCGAAAACCATCCGCGGCGATCTTGCGACTCGGTTGGGCTGACTGTGGCGTTTGTTGTGGTTGCTGCGGTTGAGGCTGAGC belongs to Pseudomonas phenolilytica and includes:
- a CDS encoding DUF2726 domain-containing protein; protein product: MDVFGWIIVFAIVFFIFQVKKKPKSNRYKRPARAPWKEPAKKQEPTFTGTASAQPQPQQPQQTPQSAQPSRKIAADGFRYDPEGEWPFQKRKLITATETVLFERLRQALPDHYIFTQVQLSQLVAIKKGHSFKMWFSRISQMSVDFVIADEFLNTVAAVELDDKSHYSDEDRHKADAKKDKVLTAAGIRVVRWRCEIMPSVEQIALTFPECKRAPEPQPQRAVPTPAAEPVIEPSANVERIEPTFERPVQVEPRSPSQPG